In Bos indicus x Bos taurus breed Angus x Brahman F1 hybrid chromosome 23, Bos_hybrid_MaternalHap_v2.0, whole genome shotgun sequence, a single genomic region encodes these proteins:
- the LOC113881640 gene encoding olfactory receptor 2B11-like, protein MKHMNESFPEDFILMGFTKYPWLDVPFFFALLTSYMFTLLGNIAIILVSQLDSQLQSPMYFFLTSLSFLDLCFTTTTVPQMLFNLGGPNKNITYIGCMTQAYVFHWLGCTECILLGTMALDRYVAVCKPLRYPVIMNHKLCRQLSSTAWLIGLANSLLQSTLTVQLPLCGNQELDHFFCELPGLIKMACVDTTVNELTLAVVATFLIMGPLSMILVSYSYIAQAVFRIPSAGGRLKAFNTCSSHLLVVSLFYGPGIYIYMQPSGDSPQDLIKVLTLFYCVITPMANPFIYTLRNKDVKGALRRLLRRAILSKKI, encoded by the coding sequence ATGAAGCACATGAATGAAAGTTTTCCAGAGGATTTCATTCTCATGGGCTTTACCAAATATCCATGGTTGgatgttcctttcttctttgccctCCTAACCTCCTACATGTTCACACTATTGGGAAACATTGCTATTATTCTGGTTTCCCAACTAGATTCCCAACTCCAAAGTCCTATGTATTTCTTCCTCACAAGCCTCTCCTTCCTGGACCTCTGTTTCACCACCACGACTGTACCCCAAATGCTGTTCAACTTAGGCGGACCCAACAAGAACATCACTTATATAGGCTGCATGACCCAGGCATATGTATTTCACTGGCTAGGCTGTACTGAATGTATCCTGCTTGGCACCATGGCCTTAGACCGCTATGTAGCTGTGTGTAAGCCTCTGAGATACCCTGTAATCATGAACCACAAGCTCTGTCGGCAGCTCTCCAGCACTGCTTGGCTCATTGGTCTGGCCAATTCACTACTGCAGTCCACACTCACAGTCCAGCTGCCTTTGTGTGGGAACCAAGAACTGGACCACTTCTTTTGTGAACTGCCTGGTCTAATTAAGATGGCTTGTGTGGACACCACAGTCAATGAGCTTACTTTAGCGGTGGTGGCCACCTTCCTGATAATGGGTCCCCTCTCCATGATTCTTGTCTCTTACAGTTATATTGCACAAGCTGTATTTCGAATTCCTTCTGCTGGTGGGAGACTTAAGGCCTTCAACACTTGTTCTTCGCACTTATTGGTGGTGTCTTTATTTTATGGCCCTGGCATCTACATCTATATGCAGCCTTCAGGGGACAGCCCTCAAGACCTTATCAAAGTTCTGACGCTGTTTTACTGTGTTATTACTCCCATGGCCAACCCATTCATCTACACCTTGAGGAACAAGGATGTTAAAGGAGCTTTGAGGAGACTTCTGAGGAGGGCCATTTTGTCCAAGAAAATATGA